Proteins encoded within one genomic window of Sulfurovum sp. XGS-02:
- the recR gene encoding recombination mediator RecR, with protein MKHYKIEAFENLVEAFGSLPSIGKKTAIRLAYHAVMEDGFGAMKLAHALETGVNAIQKCSKCHNMSEDELCAICSDPYRDTTKLCIVQSAKDILTIEESGQFDGVYYVVTEVRDLDEAHLFYAVGGVDEIIFAFPPSIATDTMILYIEDKLKGLEINFTKIAQGVPTGVDLENIDVMSLSRALEARVKI; from the coding sequence ATGAAACACTACAAGATAGAAGCCTTTGAAAACCTGGTGGAGGCCTTTGGTTCTTTACCTTCCATCGGTAAAAAAACAGCGATCCGTTTAGCCTATCATGCGGTGATGGAAGACGGATTTGGAGCGATGAAGCTGGCACATGCCTTGGAAACAGGTGTTAATGCCATTCAAAAATGCAGTAAATGTCACAATATGAGTGAAGATGAGCTTTGTGCTATTTGTTCTGATCCCTACAGAGATACTACAAAACTTTGCATTGTGCAAAGTGCTAAAGACATCTTGACCATAGAAGAGAGTGGACAGTTTGATGGTGTCTATTATGTGGTTACTGAGGTACGTGATCTGGATGAAGCACACCTGTTTTATGCTGTAGGAGGGGTGGATGAGATCATTTTTGCATTTCCTCCGAGCATTGCTACAGATACGATGATCCTTTACATAGAAGATAAGTTAAAAGGTCTTGAGATAAACTTTACCAAGATCGCCCAGGGTGTACCGACAGGGGTTGATCTGGAGAACATAGATGTGATGTCACTCTCACGTGCTTTAGAGGCGAGAGTAAAGATCTAG
- a CDS encoding Dabb family protein: MVVHIVTFKFKEENKKANIIQAKQMLENLMGAVPTLRSIDVGVNFSTEERAMDLSIITVFESKEGLDAYAIHPEHLKVVDFIKTVVEYSKVVDYVRA, translated from the coding sequence ATGGTTGTACATATCGTCACATTTAAATTTAAAGAAGAAAATAAAAAAGCCAATATCATACAGGCAAAACAGATGTTGGAAAATCTCATGGGTGCAGTACCGACACTTCGGAGTATAGATGTCGGTGTGAATTTTTCGACGGAAGAACGCGCGATGGATCTAAGTATCATTACAGTATTTGAAAGCAAAGAGGGATTGGATGCTTATGCGATACACCCTGAACATCTCAAAGTGGTTGATTTCATAAAGACCGTTGTAGAATACTCTAAAGTTGTGGATTACGTACGCGCTTAA
- the dnaJ gene encoding molecular chaperone DnaJ yields the protein MTDLDYYEVLEVSKDCSGAELKKSYRKLAMKYHPDRNPDDKEAEDKFKIVNEAYQVLSDEEKRAIYDRYGKAGLEGQGGMGGGFGGANMDDIMDIFNSMFGGAGGGFGGFGRAQRDPGQKYALDFEIEVPLKFHEAVFGCEKKIEIRYKTPCGECEGTGAKDAKLETCDYCQGQGQVLMRQGPMQFAQTCPKCHGQGQSIKEECKSCHGKGYHEKEDTVTVNIPAGVDSGNRLRAQGYGNEAKNGQRGDLYLTFHVEEDENFIRNGNDIYIEVPVFFTQAILGETISIPALDGELELELKQSTKDKEQFVFDGEGVADVHSGRRGRLIAQVRMVLPKKINDEQKELLEKLQETYGVESRPHKSTFESAFDRVKSWFGN from the coding sequence ATGACAGATTTAGATTATTATGAAGTACTTGAAGTAAGTAAAGACTGTTCAGGTGCTGAGCTTAAGAAATCATACAGAAAACTTGCGATGAAGTACCATCCAGACAGAAACCCTGATGACAAAGAAGCTGAAGATAAGTTCAAAATAGTCAATGAAGCCTACCAAGTACTCAGCGATGAAGAAAAAAGAGCGATCTATGACCGTTACGGTAAAGCGGGTCTTGAAGGCCAAGGCGGCATGGGCGGCGGATTTGGCGGCGCGAACATGGATGATATCATGGATATCTTTAACTCTATGTTCGGAGGTGCTGGCGGTGGATTCGGCGGTTTTGGACGAGCGCAAAGAGACCCGGGTCAAAAATATGCACTTGACTTTGAGATAGAAGTGCCTTTAAAATTTCATGAAGCAGTCTTTGGCTGCGAAAAGAAGATAGAGATCCGTTACAAAACACCTTGTGGCGAATGTGAAGGTACGGGTGCAAAAGATGCAAAACTAGAAACATGTGACTACTGTCAAGGACAAGGTCAGGTCTTGATGAGACAAGGACCTATGCAGTTTGCCCAAACATGTCCAAAATGCCATGGTCAGGGACAAAGCATTAAAGAAGAGTGTAAAAGCTGTCATGGTAAAGGGTATCATGAAAAAGAAGACACAGTCACTGTAAATATTCCTGCCGGTGTAGATTCTGGTAACCGCCTAAGAGCACAAGGCTATGGGAATGAAGCCAAAAATGGACAACGCGGTGACCTCTACCTTACATTCCATGTAGAAGAAGATGAAAACTTCATCCGTAACGGAAACGATATCTATATAGAGGTGCCTGTGTTCTTCACACAAGCCATACTCGGTGAAACGATCTCTATCCCTGCACTTGATGGTGAATTGGAACTGGAACTTAAACAAAGCACCAAAGATAAGGAGCAGTTCGTCTTCGATGGTGAGGGTGTGGCTGATGTGCATAGCGGAAGAAGAGGACGACTTATCGCACAAGTACGTATGGTGCTGCCTAAGAAGATCAATGATGAACAAAAAGAGCTCCTCGAAAAACTTCAGGAGACGTATGGCGTGGAAAGCAGACCACACAAAAGTACTTTCGAATCAGCATTTGACAGAGTGAAAAGCTGGTTTGGAAACTAA
- a CDS encoding ferritin-like domain-containing protein, with translation MAKRGNSIIKGLEINEIITMLNKAYADEWLAYYQYFIEAKVIKGIMKDAAIAELTQHAADELRHANMVADRIIQLGGTPLLHPQEWFTHANCGYAEPKDFDVVSILEDSIKGEQCAISVYQELADMTQHKDIVTYDIVSEILADEVEHEEDLQALHDDITEFISDLKKSMH, from the coding sequence ATGGCAAAAAGAGGTAATTCGATTATCAAAGGTTTAGAGATCAATGAGATCATTACAATGCTCAATAAAGCATATGCGGACGAGTGGTTGGCCTATTATCAATATTTCATTGAAGCAAAAGTCATCAAGGGTATTATGAAGGATGCAGCGATAGCGGAACTGACCCAGCATGCCGCAGATGAACTCAGACATGCGAATATGGTAGCAGATAGGATTATTCAACTGGGTGGAACGCCTCTCCTTCATCCGCAAGAGTGGTTCACCCATGCGAACTGTGGATATGCAGAACCAAAAGATTTTGATGTCGTGAGCATACTTGAAGATTCGATCAAAGGGGAACAGTGTGCTATCTCAGTCTATCAAGAGCTCGCAGATATGACACAGCATAAAGATATCGTCACTTATGATATCGTCTCCGAAATACTTGCAGATGAAGTAGAACACGAAGAGGATCTTCAAGCACTACATGATGATATCACTGAATTTATAAGCGACCTCAAAAAAAGTATGCACTGA
- the zupT gene encoding zinc transporter ZupT — protein MQALTVAEMLPAFLLTLFAGLFTALGALLSFCGGAKNTKFLSIGLGFSAGVMIYVSFVEILVKSQDAFTLKYGEILGESLGLVAFFVGIALSFVIDQLIPDNINPHHTLDVENSIDTDDTQTIQNHRAPLARMGFFTAIAIALHNFPEGFATFVSALNNMTTGISIALAIALHNIPEGLAIALPVYHATGDRKKAFLYAMGSGLAEPVGAIIGFLILVPILGDLALGITFGVVAGIMVYISFDELLPSARVYGNDHTTIFGLVLGMMVMSVSLILFKL, from the coding sequence ATGCAAGCATTGACTGTGGCAGAGATGTTACCTGCATTTTTGTTAACCCTGTTTGCAGGTCTTTTTACTGCCCTTGGTGCTCTCCTTTCTTTTTGCGGCGGTGCAAAAAACACGAAGTTTTTATCCATAGGTCTAGGCTTTTCTGCAGGGGTCATGATCTATGTCTCATTTGTAGAGATCCTTGTCAAATCCCAAGATGCATTTACGTTAAAATATGGAGAGATATTAGGTGAAAGTTTAGGCCTTGTTGCTTTTTTTGTAGGTATTGCTCTCTCATTTGTCATTGATCAGTTAATTCCAGATAATATCAATCCCCACCATACACTTGATGTTGAAAACAGTATCGATACTGACGATACACAAACGATCCAAAACCATAGGGCCCCGCTGGCACGTATGGGGTTCTTTACAGCTATTGCTATTGCCTTGCATAACTTTCCGGAGGGATTTGCTACCTTTGTCTCAGCCTTGAATAATATGACCACCGGGATATCCATTGCACTGGCCATAGCGCTCCACAACATCCCGGAAGGATTGGCCATCGCTCTTCCTGTATATCATGCAACAGGAGATCGTAAAAAGGCATTTCTCTATGCCATGGGCTCTGGATTGGCAGAGCCCGTTGGGGCGATCATAGGGTTCCTCATCTTGGTCCCTATCTTGGGAGATTTGGCATTAGGAATCACATTTGGTGTGGTTGCGGGTATCATGGTCTATATCTCATTCGATGAACTCTTACCCTCTGCCAGGGTCTATGGTAATGACCATACCACCATCTTTGGTCTTGTGCTCGGTATGATGGTGATGTCTGTAAGCTTGATACTTTTTAAACTATGA
- a CDS encoding DUF5718 family protein translates to MQLQNTICLGVAGNFAHHLEQAGELKDFENVVTAEPDAPKGIFPFYLPGSDSFLGVYSIGTDRLTLPDYEANAQVEPEIAVLFDIVYDDEKKVIDLIAQKFTTFNDCTIRKEGAKKISEKKSWGPNSKGIGDKWIPIDIFEEGGVMDHYHLCSFVKREGVLHPYGVDAPLLGYSYFYTKLKTWLIDKMNTQEDFGPLEDIAAHLQATEYPQQALISIGATAYAEFGEKNYLQDGDEVYVIAYDHRTEDSSLVPSSHKVILHQKVNS, encoded by the coding sequence ATGCAATTACAAAATACAATATGTTTAGGTGTAGCAGGAAATTTTGCACACCATTTAGAACAAGCAGGTGAACTCAAAGACTTTGAGAATGTTGTGACTGCTGAACCAGATGCACCTAAAGGTATATTTCCTTTTTATCTTCCCGGATCAGACTCTTTTTTGGGAGTCTACTCTATAGGTACAGACAGACTCACGCTTCCGGATTATGAAGCCAATGCACAAGTTGAACCGGAAATAGCTGTATTGTTTGATATTGTGTACGATGATGAGAAAAAAGTCATTGATCTCATCGCCCAAAAGTTTACTACATTTAATGACTGCACCATTCGTAAAGAAGGGGCAAAAAAGATTTCTGAGAAAAAGTCTTGGGGTCCGAATTCCAAAGGCATCGGTGACAAATGGATACCGATTGATATATTTGAAGAGGGTGGGGTGATGGATCATTACCATCTATGCTCTTTTGTGAAACGTGAGGGTGTATTACATCCCTATGGTGTGGATGCACCGCTGCTAGGGTACTCTTACTTCTATACCAAGCTCAAAACATGGCTGATAGACAAAATGAATACCCAAGAAGATTTTGGTCCCCTTGAAGATATCGCTGCACATCTTCAAGCAACAGAGTACCCTCAACAAGCCCTAATCTCTATAGGTGCAACAGCCTACGCAGAGTTTGGTGAGAAGAATTATCTACAAGATGGAGATGAAGTCTATGTCATCGCCTATGACCATCGTACAGAGGACTCAAGTCTGGTACCATCGAGTCATAAGGTTATATTACATCAGAAAGTAAACTCATAG
- a CDS encoding HU family DNA-binding protein, producing the protein MTKADFVELVQKNGEFESKAAAERAVKAFITSVTEALVKKETVSLVGFGTFSTVDVAEKSGKVPGTDKTYTKPAHTAPKFKMGKTLKDAVAGN; encoded by the coding sequence ATGACAAAAGCAGATTTCGTAGAATTGGTACAGAAAAACGGTGAGTTTGAAAGTAAAGCAGCAGCAGAGAGAGCGGTAAAAGCATTTATCACTTCAGTGACTGAAGCATTAGTAAAAAAAGAGACTGTATCATTGGTAGGTTTCGGAACATTCTCTACAGTAGATGTAGCAGAAAAAAGCGGTAAAGTTCCAGGAACAGATAAAACATATACAAAGCCGGCACACACAGCACCTAAATTCAAAATGGGTAAAACACTTAAAGATGCTGTAGCAGGTAACTAA
- a CDS encoding F0F1 ATP synthase subunit C, producing MKKFFLLFLALGAVAFAGEADGESMIKAYSVVAAGIGLGLAALGGAVGMGNTAAATIAGTARNPGLGGKLMTTMFIALAMIEAQVIYTLVIALIALYANPFIG from the coding sequence ATGAAAAAGTTTTTCTTACTTTTCTTAGCACTTGGTGCTGTTGCATTTGCTGGTGAAGCAGATGGTGAATCTATGATCAAAGCATACTCAGTAGTTGCTGCTGGTATCGGTCTTGGTCTTGCTGCACTTGGTGGTGCTGTTGGTATGGGTAACACTGCTGCTGCGACTATCGCTGGTACTGCTAGAAACCCAGGTCTTGGTGGTAAACTAATGACTACAATGTTCATCGCTCTTGCAATGATCGAAGCACAAGTTATCTATACATTGGTAATTGCGCTTATCGCTCTTTACGCTAACCCATTTATCGGTTAA
- a CDS encoding glycosyl transferase family protein gives MEFVDYFAAYWLVIKYLVLFAAIIILLSSIDDFFIDCYYWVRRIWRKFTVYKTNKPFNVNELYKDKEKPIAIMIPAWQEKGVIADMAALAASSFEYYNYHIFIGTYPNDPETQYDVDMVVEHYRNVHKVITRTPGPTNKSDCLNHIIEDIFLFEKEHNIEFEGFVLHDAEDLIHPLELKLFNHLIGKNDLIQIPVFPFEREWYDFTTGHYQDEFAENHGKDLIVRESILGFVPSAGVGTALSRKAIDKLKEIHNGEVFLIDTLTEDYNLGFELFHENMKLIFVRVPAELEYTTRNSYGKEKNGKKQILISVREFFPSTFRQAVRQKARWITGIALQGWQQLGWSNSLRTNYILYRDRKAILTNLANVLAYILVINILGMAFYTKITQDIWWFPPIVEKGDLLWNLLIINAFFFLNRILQRMYFTYEVYGIKGALLSIPRIIWGNFINFFAMFRALVQFFKLTKAGRQIPWDKTTHDFPLRRKLQKKLGDILLEEKLINQATLEQALAKQRSEHKPLGRLLLEENIISEEDLSKAMSIQSNLKYIHDIAPDQIDSVTMNRVDQYSLLENDIIILKSVDHVHPIVSSGQVVDVVVDECKRKLSDRTELYIANESTIVAIQKEVLFHDLSETEFRQLRSVLKKKMIPRGMVDEILEYRTQNNQDFIASCQHFGFLPDDQLTRIDA, from the coding sequence ATGGAGTTTGTAGATTATTTTGCAGCATATTGGTTAGTGATAAAATATTTGGTACTCTTTGCAGCCATTATTATTTTACTAAGTAGTATAGATGATTTTTTTATAGATTGTTATTATTGGGTCCGTCGTATATGGCGAAAGTTTACTGTGTACAAAACAAATAAGCCATTTAATGTCAATGAACTTTATAAAGACAAAGAAAAGCCTATTGCTATTATGATCCCGGCATGGCAGGAAAAAGGGGTTATTGCAGATATGGCTGCCTTGGCTGCTTCAAGTTTTGAGTATTATAACTATCATATATTTATCGGTACCTACCCCAATGATCCTGAGACACAATATGATGTAGATATGGTAGTTGAGCATTATCGAAATGTGCATAAGGTTATTACCCGTACTCCTGGCCCGACCAATAAATCAGATTGTCTGAATCACATCATTGAAGACATCTTCTTATTTGAGAAAGAACATAATATAGAATTTGAGGGGTTTGTACTGCATGATGCAGAAGACTTGATACACCCTTTAGAGTTAAAGCTGTTCAATCACCTTATTGGTAAAAACGATCTCATTCAGATCCCTGTTTTCCCGTTTGAAAGGGAATGGTATGATTTCACTACAGGACATTATCAAGATGAGTTTGCAGAAAATCATGGGAAAGACCTTATTGTTAGAGAAAGTATCTTGGGATTTGTTCCAAGTGCAGGTGTAGGAACAGCCCTGAGTAGAAAAGCCATAGACAAACTCAAAGAGATACACAATGGTGAAGTATTCTTAATTGATACGCTTACAGAGGATTATAATTTAGGCTTTGAGCTGTTTCATGAGAATATGAAACTGATCTTTGTAAGAGTACCTGCTGAACTGGAGTATACAACCAGAAACAGCTACGGTAAGGAAAAAAATGGGAAAAAACAGATACTCATTAGCGTGAGAGAATTTTTTCCTTCTACTTTTCGGCAAGCAGTGAGACAAAAAGCAAGATGGATCACGGGTATTGCACTTCAAGGATGGCAACAACTTGGATGGTCTAACAGTTTGAGAACCAACTATATTCTGTATAGAGACAGAAAAGCTATCCTCACTAATCTTGCGAATGTACTGGCGTATATCCTTGTTATCAATATCCTTGGGATGGCATTCTATACAAAGATCACACAAGATATATGGTGGTTCCCTCCTATCGTTGAAAAGGGCGATCTACTCTGGAACCTTCTTATCATCAACGCTTTTTTCTTTCTTAACCGTATACTCCAAAGAATGTATTTTACCTATGAAGTCTATGGTATCAAAGGAGCATTACTCAGTATCCCTAGAATTATTTGGGGGAACTTCATCAACTTTTTTGCCATGTTCAGAGCCTTGGTACAGTTCTTTAAACTTACAAAAGCAGGTAGGCAAATCCCATGGGATAAGACAACCCACGATTTCCCACTTCGAAGGAAACTCCAAAAAAAACTGGGGGATATTCTATTAGAAGAAAAACTCATAAACCAAGCTACGCTTGAGCAGGCATTGGCAAAACAGAGAAGTGAACATAAGCCATTAGGGAGACTACTGTTAGAGGAAAACATCATAAGCGAAGAAGATCTATCAAAAGCAATGTCAATACAAAGCAATCTGAAATATATCCATGATATAGCCCCAGATCAAATAGATAGTGTGACCATGAATAGAGTGGATCAGTATTCATTGCTTGAAAATGACATTATTATCCTCAAGAGTGTCGATCATGTACATCCTATCGTCTCATCAGGGCAGGTAGTTGATGTAGTGGTAGATGAATGTAAAAGAAAGCTCTCAGATCGTACCGAACTTTACATTGCGAATGAAAGTACGATCGTAGCAATTCAAAAAGAGGTGCTTTTCCATGATCTGAGTGAAACAGAGTTTAGACAACTTCGCAGCGTACTCAAGAAAAAAATGATCCCACGAGGAATGGTGGATGAGATTTTAGAGTATAGAACGCAGAACAACCAAGACTTTATTGCCAGTTGCCAACATTTTGGCTTTTTACCTGATGACCAACTTACAAGGATTGACGCATGA